The following are encoded in a window of Castanea sativa cultivar Marrone di Chiusa Pesio chromosome 5, ASM4071231v1 genomic DNA:
- the LOC142634582 gene encoding uncharacterized protein LOC142634582, with amino-acid sequence MDAISRALRQATRSPFSRAIESAPMLSRFTRPSFNSYTGKTDPVEHVSHYIQMISLHAHNDALMCKVFPSNLGLTTLRWFNGLKKGSVHSFSELIQEFGVWFMTCNRVSQPVDALLSMKMGAVKTLRNYANRYWELYNEIGRGNEKIAASTFRMGLLEESGLRES; translated from the coding sequence ATGGATGCCATAAGTCGGGCATTACGCCAAGCTACTCGATCTCCATTCTCAAGAGCCATTGAGAGTGCGCCCATGCTGAGCAGGTTCACACGGCCATCGTTCAATTCCTACACTGGGAAGACAGACCCGGTAGAACATGTAAGTCACTATATTCAAATGATTTCTTTACATGCCCATAATGATGCATTGATGTGCAAGGTTTTCCCCTCGAACCTCGGCCTCACTACTTTAAGGTGGTTCAACGGATTAAAGAAAGGTTCGGTCCATAGTTTTTCGGAACTGATCCAAGAGTTTGGAGTGTGGTTCATGACTTGTAACCGGGTTTCGCAGCCCGTGGACGCGTTACTATCAATGAAAATGGGGGCTGTTAAAACCCTTCGTAACTATGCCAATCGGTACTGGGAGCTGTATAATGAGATTGGCAGGGGTAATGAAAAGATCGCGGCGAGCACCTTTCGGATGGGGTTACTTGAAGAGTCCGGGTTGAGAGAATCATAA
- the LOC142634581 gene encoding uncharacterized protein LOC142634581, protein MIEYLWLVKQTICNFSNVRIERVARRQNRHADSLATLASSIVDMVPRFIRVELVPEPRITVRTPVAQITTAESCWMGPIIDFLTEDRALEDEKEAARVRRTTARYWLSANRKLYRRSFEGPYLQCLRPNQAEELLTELHEGVCGSHEGGVHWLTEQ, encoded by the coding sequence ATGATTGAGTATCTGTGGCTGGTAAAGCAGACCATATGTAATTTCTCAAATGTCAGAATTGAACGGGTAGCTCGGAGACAGAATCGGCACGCTGACTCCTTAGCGACGTTGGCATCGTCAATAGTTGACATGGTGCCTCGGTTCATCAGGGTGGAGTTAGTGCCGGAACCAAGAATTACCGTTAGGACACCGGTTGCACAGATCACCACAGCCGAGAGTTGCTGGATGGGCCCTATCATTGATTTCCTTACAGAAGACCGAGCCCTAGAAGATGAGAAAGAGGCAGCCAGAGTACGACGGACCACTGCTCGATATTGGTTGTCTGCCAATAGGAAGTTATATCGAAGATCGTTTGAAGGACCATACCTACAGTGTCTTCGTCCTAATCAGGCTGAAGAGCTATTGACTGAGCTCCACGAGGGTGTGTGCGGTAGCCACGAGGGGGGTGTTCATTGGCTCACCGAACAATGA